Proteins encoded in a region of the Bacteroidota bacterium genome:
- a CDS encoding menaquinone biosynthesis decarboxylase, whose amino-acid sequence MRFTALREFVNYLERNGELHRVSVEVDPVLEISEIAARALREKKPALLFENVKGAKYPLVINTLASEQRIRLALGEEPEILGRQLISFFEEAIPPSPSSLIKHHKVTRRFLSARTSDIMIAPSQEVVEKPDLAGLPIIQCWPHDGGRFITLPQVVSYDPRSGKRNIGMYRMQVFDHHTTGMHWQIQKGGGFHYYHADRSNKPLELAVALGTDPALLLATIAPLPEGIDEAMFAGFLRKRSTQLVGGRSVTISVPANAEFILEGFVPPKERRSEGPFGDHFGHYSAAAEFPVFHITAVTHRKNPIYPAAVVGIPPMEDKFLGDATQKILSPLAKLLHSEVNSMWAYYEAGFHNLLVVSIEERYHKEAMKTALGLMGTQQLSLTKCLIAVSEDVDPKNFKEVLRAIRDEFDPHYDFILLPKVPLDTLDFTSYTMNLGSKMILDATRKKRPNPKWHLSKKTEAFIHHLPAHDRRILETNVIAETLLLVKVKGDGASVIKKLQKSAMLEGIKIIAAVSDDVDIHAEESYIWGIFTRFDCERDVVFAQQKLVGISPIYKGTLGIDATWKDGYPEPLAMDEKIVKLVDDRWNDYWK is encoded by the coding sequence ATGCGTTTTACTGCCCTTCGCGAATTTGTCAACTATCTTGAGAGGAACGGAGAACTTCACCGTGTCTCCGTCGAAGTCGATCCCGTCCTCGAGATCTCCGAGATCGCCGCACGCGCTTTGCGGGAAAAGAAACCGGCGCTTTTGTTCGAGAATGTTAAGGGAGCAAAATATCCGCTCGTCATCAACACGTTGGCAAGCGAGCAGCGGATCAGGCTCGCTCTCGGCGAAGAGCCGGAGATTCTCGGCCGACAGCTCATCTCATTTTTTGAAGAGGCCATCCCCCCTTCGCCATCATCGCTGATCAAACATCACAAAGTCACCCGCCGATTTTTGTCGGCGCGAACCAGCGATATCATGATCGCCCCATCGCAGGAAGTAGTCGAGAAACCCGATCTCGCCGGTCTCCCGATCATTCAATGCTGGCCGCACGACGGCGGACGGTTCATTACTCTCCCCCAGGTCGTCTCGTACGATCCCCGGAGCGGTAAAAGGAACATCGGCATGTACCGAATGCAGGTGTTCGATCATCATACGACGGGAATGCACTGGCAAATTCAGAAAGGAGGCGGCTTCCATTATTATCACGCGGATAGATCCAATAAGCCGCTCGAGCTTGCTGTCGCGCTCGGTACCGACCCTGCATTGCTGCTGGCGACGATCGCTCCGCTGCCGGAAGGCATCGATGAAGCGATGTTCGCCGGATTTCTGCGGAAACGAAGTACGCAGCTCGTCGGCGGCCGGTCGGTGACGATCAGCGTCCCGGCGAATGCAGAGTTCATCCTCGAAGGCTTCGTTCCGCCGAAGGAGCGAAGAAGCGAAGGGCCGTTCGGCGACCACTTCGGGCATTATTCCGCGGCGGCGGAATTTCCGGTTTTTCATATCACCGCGGTCACGCACAGAAAGAACCCGATCTATCCTGCAGCAGTTGTCGGCATTCCCCCGATGGAAGACAAATTCCTTGGCGATGCTACGCAAAAAATTCTCAGCCCGCTGGCAAAGCTCCTTCATTCCGAAGTCAACAGCATGTGGGCGTACTATGAGGCAGGGTTCCACAACCTTCTTGTCGTCTCTATCGAAGAGCGCTATCATAAAGAGGCTATGAAGACCGCATTGGGGTTAATGGGAACACAGCAGCTCTCGCTGACCAAATGCCTGATCGCGGTATCGGAAGATGTCGACCCGAAGAATTTCAAAGAAGTGCTCCGCGCGATTCGCGATGAATTCGACCCCCATTACGACTTCATTCTCTTGCCAAAGGTTCCGCTCGACACGCTTGATTTCACGTCGTACACAATGAACCTCGGCAGCAAGATGATTCTGGATGCAACCAGAAAGAAGAGGCCGAATCCAAAATGGCATCTCTCGAAGAAGACCGAAGCGTTCATCCACCACTTGCCGGCGCACGACCGGCGCATTCTCGAGACCAACGTCATTGCGGAAACGCTCTTGCTCGTGAAGGTTAAAGGCGACGGCGCCTCTGTTATAAAAAAACTGCAGAAATCCGCGATGCTCGAAGGAATCAAAATTATCGCCGCAGTCAGCGACGATGTGGATATTCATGCCGAAGAAAGTTATATTTGGGGTATCTTCACTCGGTTTGACTGCGAGCGGGACGTTGTTTTTGCCCAGCAGAAGCTTGTCGGGATATCCCCCATCTATAAAGGAACGTTAGGAATCGATGCCACGTGGAAGGACGGCTATCCGGAACCGCTCGCGATGGATGAGAAGATCGTTAAGCTTGTCGACGACCGCTGGAATGACTATTGGAAATAA
- the dusB gene encoding tRNA dihydrouridine synthase DusB, whose product MKIGSINIAQPILLAPMEDVTDIPFRLICKRLGADIVYTEFVNSEGLVRNSEKTKKKMLFSEEERPFGIQIYGGEESSMEGAARIAESMNPDILDINCGCWVKDVAMRGAGAGLLKDLPRMERIVSTVVKATRIPVTVKTRLGWDENSIRIVEVAQMLEGIGVQGLTVHCRTRAQAHKGIPDYTWIPKIKKAVSIPVVVNGNILEAADVLRVFSETGCDGVMVARGAIDNPWIFRQAKNLLAMGVTENYVPRNERIALCIEHLNLSVEYKGERTGVLEMRKHYSGYLRGLPNVAKLRAELMAYTLMEPIVARLLKFSEEAVSIPVPASEQVVV is encoded by the coding sequence ATGAAAATCGGATCGATCAATATAGCGCAACCGATTCTATTGGCGCCGATGGAGGACGTGACGGACATTCCGTTCCGTCTCATCTGCAAGCGCCTCGGGGCGGATATTGTCTACACAGAATTCGTCAACTCCGAAGGCCTTGTACGGAACTCCGAAAAAACGAAGAAGAAAATGCTTTTCTCAGAAGAAGAGCGTCCTTTTGGAATCCAGATTTATGGCGGGGAAGAGTCATCGATGGAAGGGGCGGCCAGGATTGCGGAGAGTATGAACCCGGACATTCTCGACATCAACTGCGGCTGCTGGGTAAAGGATGTCGCAATGCGCGGTGCTGGAGCCGGGCTTTTAAAGGACCTTCCGCGGATGGAACGGATCGTCTCGACGGTGGTGAAAGCCACTCGCATTCCGGTGACGGTCAAAACAAGGCTCGGGTGGGATGAAAACTCCATCCGCATCGTTGAAGTGGCGCAAATGCTGGAAGGCATCGGCGTCCAGGGGCTGACCGTCCATTGCCGGACGAGAGCCCAGGCGCACAAAGGAATTCCGGACTACACGTGGATCCCGAAAATCAAAAAGGCCGTCTCAATTCCTGTTGTCGTCAACGGCAATATTCTGGAAGCGGCCGATGTCCTAAGAGTGTTTAGCGAGACCGGCTGCGACGGCGTGATGGTGGCGCGAGGGGCGATCGACAACCCTTGGATCTTCCGTCAGGCAAAAAACCTGTTGGCAATGGGCGTGACGGAGAATTACGTCCCTCGGAACGAGCGGATTGCGCTGTGCATCGAGCATCTGAACCTGTCCGTTGAATACAAGGGGGAACGTACAGGCGTGCTCGAAATGCGCAAACATTATTCCGGTTATTTGCGCGGGCTGCCGAATGTCGCGAAACTTCGGGCGGAGTTGATGGCCTACACACTAATGGAACCGATCGTCGCACGGCTGCTGAAATTTTCGGAAGAAGCTGTCTCAATACCGGTGCCGGCCTCCGAGCAAGTAGTGGTATAA
- a CDS encoding UbiX family flavin prenyltransferase — protein sequence MKVVLGITGSSGAVYALDFLKQSRAEKYLVVSKWGKALMKDELDMTEKDLQPYIKRQFSNDDLTAPIASGSNHIDACIILPCSTSTLGKIASGIGDTLITRAAQVAMKERFKLILCIRETPLSTVSLEQCARLSQYGAVIMPISSPLYFVPKTADEYVSAFTDKLLGVLGERNSKGWRNEELE from the coding sequence ATGAAAGTCGTCCTCGGAATCACCGGCTCCTCCGGGGCCGTCTATGCCCTGGATTTCCTCAAGCAATCCAGAGCGGAAAAATATCTTGTCGTCAGCAAATGGGGAAAGGCGCTGATGAAAGACGAGCTCGATATGACCGAGAAGGATCTCCAGCCCTACATCAAACGGCAGTTCTCCAACGACGACCTGACCGCTCCGATCGCCTCGGGATCGAACCATATCGATGCCTGCATCATTCTCCCCTGTTCGACATCAACCCTCGGGAAAATTGCATCGGGGATCGGCGACACCTTGATCACGCGCGCGGCGCAGGTCGCGATGAAAGAACGATTCAAGCTCATTCTCTGCATCCGGGAGACGCCTCTTTCGACCGTTTCGCTGGAACAATGTGCGCGGCTTTCGCAGTACGGGGCCGTGATCATGCCGATCTCATCTCCGCTTTACTTCGTTCCGAAAACCGCCGACGAATACGTTTCTGCCTTCACCGACAAGCTGCTGGGGGTCCTGGGGGAACGAAACTCAAAGGGATGGCGAAACGAAGAACTGGAATAA
- a CDS encoding UbiA-like polyprenyltransferase yields MKRLLNFIKIEHTLFTLPMIYSGVFLASKEKPSNELLLLVLLASVSARTVAMTLNRLIDREIDKQNPRTSNRELPSGKLKLWQVFIVLSVALILYLTAAKLISDFCFRLSPIPLVIFIIYPYLKRFTPLAHFGVGLGMSMAPLGGWFAVSGTLDNIGTGLILPVFVLFWGTGFDIIYSTLDESFDRRANLYSFPSRFGKERALQISAGLHVLAFIALVVLFFHSLKGFVAIPPLLLSGLLLYLEQKKANDVELAFFKINIILGFNVFVMVILSSILP; encoded by the coding sequence TTGAAAAGACTCCTCAATTTCATCAAAATAGAGCATACGCTGTTTACGCTGCCGATGATCTACAGCGGCGTGTTCCTGGCATCAAAAGAAAAACCGTCGAACGAACTGCTCCTTCTCGTGCTGCTTGCTTCAGTCTCTGCACGGACGGTTGCAATGACGTTGAACCGCCTGATCGACCGGGAAATCGATAAGCAGAATCCCCGAACTTCAAACCGCGAATTGCCGAGCGGCAAACTGAAGCTCTGGCAGGTGTTCATCGTTCTCTCTGTTGCGCTAATTCTCTATCTCACCGCGGCCAAATTGATTTCGGACTTTTGTTTCCGCCTGTCGCCGATCCCGCTCGTGATCTTCATTATTTATCCGTACCTAAAGCGTTTCACCCCCCTGGCGCATTTCGGCGTCGGCCTCGGAATGTCGATGGCCCCGCTGGGCGGATGGTTTGCCGTAAGCGGAACGCTCGACAATATCGGAACGGGGCTCATTCTCCCTGTGTTCGTCCTCTTTTGGGGAACCGGCTTTGACATCATCTATTCGACGCTCGACGAATCGTTCGACCGGAGGGCAAATCTCTATTCGTTCCCTTCCCGGTTCGGAAAAGAACGTGCGCTTCAAATCTCCGCCGGACTTCATGTCCTCGCGTTTATTGCTCTCGTGGTCTTGTTCTTCCACTCGCTCAAAGGATTCGTTGCGATTCCGCCGCTGCTGCTCAGCGGACTTCTGCTCTACCTCGAACAGAAGAAGGCCAATGACGTTGAACTCGCTTTTTTCAAGATCAACATCATCCTTGGGTTCAACGTTTTCGTGATGGTCATCCTATCAAGCATCCTGCCATGA
- the mqnE gene encoding aminofutalosine synthase MqnE, producing the protein MLNINFRDQSLAPIWKKIEAGERLSLADGVAMFESNDVISIGKMAHAVQQQKSGDAVYFVINQKIEPTNICVLSCKFCDFATKAGRPNAYEMTVEEILKKLTPEIQEVHITGGLHPDWEWNYYLDMVRQIKKNFPAADVKAFTAVEIDFFHKKFKMTIEEVLLQLKEAGLRTMPGGGAEVFSERVRKLLFNQKIGAKTWFEVHKTAHKLGIPTNSTMLYGHVETYEERVVHMMKLREAQDETGGFLSFIPLAFQPGVTGIKPRNEFTSAIDDLKTIAVARLMLDNFPHIKAYWVMLTEEVASVALNFGADDMDGTVGGENIAHDAGAVSPMSLAKDHIVKIIRDAGKIPVERDVYYHPLKLHTDHVIGKIPYLNSVPFYADFEKRGFKIFPVVPRRMGELSTANVIDAGIFSLMNYFSQEQNLDLLNYGIATRDQVKSVMLFSKEGWRDLEGKRIGITDDTATSIRLLQVLLKKKYGVHASLVRMHSGVNDHSAYDAVLLIGDEALKRNKFGLPGFELVFDLAKEWYDWQKLPFVFAVWAIKKSLPQEEKAQLKSLLEATLERNETKLELVGRLHGKQIGLTPNEVREYLEGFNYRLGDRERTAMQVFRKYFQEIEVTI; encoded by the coding sequence GTGCTGAACATAAATTTTAGAGATCAATCGCTTGCCCCAATTTGGAAAAAAATCGAGGCCGGCGAACGGCTTTCCCTCGCAGACGGCGTTGCGATGTTCGAATCGAACGACGTCATTTCGATCGGGAAGATGGCTCACGCTGTCCAGCAGCAAAAAAGCGGTGACGCCGTCTATTTTGTCATCAATCAAAAGATCGAGCCGACGAACATCTGCGTGCTTTCCTGCAAGTTCTGCGATTTCGCGACAAAAGCGGGGAGGCCGAACGCGTATGAGATGACCGTCGAAGAGATCCTCAAGAAATTGACGCCGGAAATTCAGGAAGTGCACATTACCGGCGGTTTGCATCCGGATTGGGAATGGAATTATTATCTCGACATGGTTCGGCAGATCAAAAAGAATTTCCCCGCCGCCGATGTTAAGGCGTTTACGGCGGTCGAGATCGATTTCTTCCACAAGAAATTTAAGATGACGATCGAAGAGGTCCTGCTGCAATTAAAGGAAGCCGGCTTGCGGACAATGCCCGGCGGAGGGGCTGAGGTATTTTCGGAACGGGTCCGAAAGCTGCTCTTCAATCAGAAGATCGGCGCAAAGACATGGTTTGAAGTGCACAAAACCGCACACAAGCTCGGCATTCCGACAAACTCCACGATGCTCTACGGCCACGTCGAGACATACGAGGAGCGGGTCGTCCACATGATGAAGCTCCGCGAAGCGCAGGATGAGACCGGCGGATTTTTGTCGTTCATTCCCCTTGCGTTCCAGCCGGGAGTCACGGGCATTAAACCGAGAAACGAATTCACCTCCGCGATCGATGATCTAAAAACGATCGCCGTCGCCCGGCTGATGCTCGACAACTTCCCCCACATCAAAGCGTACTGGGTGATGCTGACGGAGGAAGTCGCGTCCGTGGCGCTGAATTTCGGCGCGGACGATATGGACGGGACCGTCGGAGGAGAAAACATCGCGCACGACGCAGGCGCGGTCAGTCCGATGAGCCTTGCGAAAGACCACATTGTCAAGATCATCAGGGATGCCGGAAAAATTCCGGTTGAGCGGGACGTCTACTATCACCCTCTGAAACTGCACACCGACCACGTGATTGGAAAGATCCCGTATCTCAATTCCGTTCCGTTCTATGCGGATTTCGAAAAGCGGGGGTTCAAAATTTTCCCGGTCGTTCCACGGCGCATGGGGGAGCTGTCAACCGCCAACGTGATCGACGCGGGAATTTTCTCGTTGATGAATTATTTCTCGCAGGAACAAAACCTTGACCTCCTGAACTACGGTATTGCAACGCGCGATCAGGTGAAAAGCGTTATGCTCTTTTCAAAAGAGGGATGGCGCGACCTTGAGGGAAAACGCATCGGGATCACGGATGACACTGCCACCTCAATCCGCCTCCTTCAAGTATTGCTGAAAAAGAAATATGGGGTTCACGCTTCGCTTGTCAGAATGCATTCGGGCGTCAATGACCACAGCGCATATGATGCCGTCCTTCTTATCGGCGACGAGGCGCTGAAGCGCAACAAATTCGGGCTTCCCGGATTTGAACTTGTCTTTGACCTCGCGAAGGAATGGTATGATTGGCAAAAGCTCCCGTTCGTCTTTGCGGTCTGGGCCATCAAGAAATCGCTGCCGCAGGAAGAAAAGGCGCAATTGAAATCGCTCCTGGAGGCAACGCTCGAGCGGAACGAAACGAAGCTTGAACTGGTTGGAAGGCTTCATGGGAAACAGATCGGCCTGACGCCGAACGAAGTGCGGGAGTATCTTGAAGGATTCAACTACCGGCTGGGCGATCGGGAGCGAACGGCAATGCAAGTTTTCAGGAAATATTTTCAGGAAATCGAAGTCACCATTTAA
- a CDS encoding LysE family transporter yields the protein MIAFIAGVVVGFFTTIPIGPINIAVMTKGLSGKTGQGLMIGAGSGWMDIVYCAAAMFGISSLNTNPKIEFVFRIATFAVFLVMGIKTTFFTIREAKLTKSEESPGFKRYFLLGIVLYLSNPSFIAYWITVAGIIHGYHILEASAYNNLFFSLGTGFGTTGWFFILLELVEKQKMKLDKALIEKITRGFGVILLVISLFMAYRIIS from the coding sequence ATGATTGCTTTTATTGCCGGAGTTGTTGTCGGTTTTTTCACAACAATTCCGATCGGTCCGATTAACATTGCAGTGATGACAAAAGGACTATCGGGAAAGACGGGACAAGGCCTGATGATCGGGGCCGGTTCTGGGTGGATGGACATCGTCTATTGCGCGGCGGCAATGTTCGGCATTTCTTCGTTGAATACGAACCCCAAAATTGAATTCGTTTTTCGCATCGCAACCTTTGCGGTGTTTTTGGTGATGGGCATCAAGACAACCTTCTTTACGATACGAGAAGCAAAGCTGACGAAAAGCGAAGAATCTCCCGGCTTCAAACGGTATTTTCTACTCGGCATTGTTCTTTATCTTTCCAACCCCTCCTTCATTGCCTATTGGATCACCGTCGCAGGCATCATTCACGGCTATCACATCCTCGAAGCGTCAGCCTATAATAATTTATTTTTTTCGCTCGGCACCGGGTTTGGGACGACAGGATGGTTCTTCATCCTTCTCGAACTCGTTGAAAAACAAAAAATGAAACTTGACAAAGCGTTGATAGAGAAAATTACCCGCGGTTTCGGCGTTATCTTGCTGGTGATCAGCCTGTTCATGGCATACAGGATAATTTCTTAA
- a CDS encoding TIR domain-containing protein: protein MDTSPAAKLQDLIHQGDKLVPEGGLEFSGYNAKMQSQYLLWRKNSLDVLSKCGEKGMALRTQLANDENGAYFYQTSAQKVHEALKEALRSAEIAAPVPTPHSQPKQAAEPEQPKAPEPPKPPAPKTGTGTTNRVLVVSAANNPLLGQLTSLLKELGIEASVYQRTGGGSDALLSHVEKQPATHYAFYLIGSDDIPSAMFEMGYLVGKIGANKVCCIFQKDAAVPKNIPGVQRKEIIVKLEEISFSLVKELKAAGYSVSI, encoded by the coding sequence ATGGACACGTCGCCGGCCGCGAAGCTGCAAGACCTAATTCACCAGGGAGACAAGCTTGTTCCCGAAGGAGGACTCGAGTTCTCCGGATACAATGCGAAAATGCAGAGCCAGTATTTGCTCTGGCGAAAGAACAGCCTGGACGTCTTGAGCAAGTGCGGCGAAAAAGGGATGGCTCTTCGTACGCAGCTTGCCAACGACGAGAACGGCGCTTACTTTTATCAAACGTCCGCTCAAAAGGTCCATGAGGCCTTAAAAGAAGCCTTGAGATCGGCGGAGATTGCAGCACCCGTTCCGACACCGCATTCTCAGCCAAAACAAGCTGCTGAACCGGAACAACCAAAAGCACCGGAACCTCCAAAACCCCCAGCACCGAAGACCGGAACGGGCACGACAAACCGAGTACTTGTCGTATCCGCCGCCAACAATCCATTGTTAGGGCAGTTGACTTCCCTGCTGAAAGAGCTTGGCATCGAAGCGTCGGTTTACCAACGTACCGGGGGGGGAAGCGACGCGCTTCTCTCGCATGTCGAGAAGCAACCGGCAACGCATTATGCGTTCTACCTGATCGGGTCCGACGACATTCCAAGTGCAATGTTCGAGATGGGGTACCTCGTCGGAAAAATCGGCGCCAACAAAGTGTGCTGCATTTTCCAGAAAGACGCCGCAGTTCCAAAAAATATCCCCGGCGTTCAGCGGAAAGAGATCATCGTGAAGTTGGAAGAGATCAGCTTCAGCCTTGTCAAAGAGCTGAAAGCGGCAGGATATTCAGTTTCTATTTAG
- the mqnC gene encoding cyclic dehypoxanthinyl futalosine synthase: MQSDLYSKIRNGKRITPEEGLFLLRSTELLDLADLANEIRFKKNPDPRVTFVVDTNPNYSNICNIDCIFCAFYRHPGEKGEYTYSVDQMIENFKGAAAKGVTTVLLQGGVNPSLPFDYYLEMVRRTVAEVPEIYPHFYSTSEILGMKQVSGLSLQEVLKQLWDAGLRSIPGGGAEILSDRVKKKISNKKGTSEDWLNVMREAHRIGYKSTATMMYGHLETDEDIVAHFESIRQLQDDFHGFTAFVPWSFKPGNTPLEKIIPHYATPTRYLQMIAVSRIYLDNFPHIQASWFSEGKKTGQIALHFGADDFGGTLLEENVHAAANFVNKTNTAECIQLIHESGFDAAQRGTLYDLRKVFPKNKAA, translated from the coding sequence ATGCAATCCGACCTGTATTCAAAGATAAGAAACGGAAAACGGATCACTCCGGAAGAGGGTCTGTTCCTTCTTCGGAGCACCGAATTGCTCGACCTTGCGGACCTGGCAAACGAAATCCGGTTCAAGAAGAATCCTGACCCCCGTGTAACATTTGTCGTCGACACAAATCCGAACTATTCCAATATCTGCAACATCGACTGCATCTTCTGCGCGTTTTACCGACATCCCGGCGAGAAAGGCGAATACACTTACTCCGTCGACCAGATGATCGAGAATTTCAAGGGAGCTGCGGCAAAAGGAGTGACCACCGTCTTGCTACAGGGAGGAGTGAATCCCTCACTTCCGTTCGACTACTATCTCGAGATGGTCAGACGAACGGTCGCTGAAGTGCCGGAGATCTATCCGCATTTTTACTCTACGTCGGAAATTTTGGGGATGAAGCAGGTTTCCGGACTCTCGCTGCAGGAAGTGTTGAAACAATTATGGGATGCAGGCTTGCGTTCGATTCCGGGAGGCGGCGCTGAGATCCTTTCTGACCGTGTGAAGAAGAAGATCAGCAACAAAAAGGGAACTTCGGAGGATTGGCTGAACGTAATGCGGGAGGCGCACAGGATTGGCTACAAATCGACGGCCACGATGATGTACGGACATCTCGAGACCGACGAGGACATCGTTGCCCACTTCGAGAGCATCCGCCAGCTCCAGGACGATTTCCATGGGTTCACAGCGTTCGTCCCCTGGAGCTTCAAGCCGGGCAATACTCCCCTTGAAAAAATTATTCCGCACTATGCCACGCCGACACGCTATCTGCAGATGATCGCAGTCTCGAGAATATATTTGGACAATTTCCCACACATTCAGGCGTCATGGTTTTCAGAAGGGAAAAAGACCGGTCAGATCGCGCTTCACTTCGGCGCCGACGATTTCGGCGGAACGCTGCTTGAAGAGAACGTTCATGCGGCTGCCAATTTTGTCAACAAAACCAATACCGCAGAATGCATCCAGCTTATTCACGAATCGGGATTTGACGCGGCCCAGCGAGGAACATTGTATGATCTAAGGAAGGTTTTCCCGAAGAACAAAGCTGCCTAG
- a CDS encoding isocitrate/isopropylmalate family dehydrogenase, whose product MHTVTLIPGDGIGPSIAEAAQRVIEATGVKIDWELAHAGIAAIETYKDPIPEATIQSIQKNKVALKGPLTTLSGKGFRSVNVALRKEFDLYVNLRPAKSFEGVASRYTNVDLVMFRENIEEFYSGIEHYVDAQKSAAETIGIVTRFGSERIVRAAFDYARKYGRKKVTIVHKANIMKFSGGLFLEVAREVAQKYPDIATEDRIVDNMAMQLVLNPNQFDVIVTTNLFGDILSDLCSGLVGGLGLAPGANIGANAAIFEAVHGSAPDIAGKNLANPCAIILAGAMMLDYLGEHDGADRIRRAVGKVLKEGKYVTKDLDPHSTTGTTGMTDAVINSIRSTS is encoded by the coding sequence ATGCACACTGTTACCCTTATTCCCGGCGACGGGATCGGTCCGAGCATTGCTGAAGCAGCGCAGCGTGTGATCGAAGCTACCGGCGTCAAGATTGATTGGGAATTGGCACACGCCGGCATCGCTGCCATCGAGACATATAAAGATCCGATCCCCGAAGCTACCATCCAATCGATCCAAAAAAACAAAGTCGCGCTGAAAGGCCCGCTGACGACGCTGAGCGGCAAGGGGTTTCGCAGCGTGAACGTCGCATTGAGAAAAGAATTCGACCTATACGTGAACTTGCGTCCGGCGAAATCGTTCGAGGGCGTCGCCTCGCGGTACACCAACGTCGACCTGGTGATGTTCAGAGAGAACATCGAAGAGTTCTATTCCGGCATCGAACATTATGTCGATGCCCAAAAAAGCGCCGCGGAGACGATCGGCATTGTGACGCGCTTTGGCTCCGAGCGGATCGTCCGTGCAGCGTTCGACTATGCCCGGAAGTATGGAAGGAAAAAGGTGACGATCGTCCATAAGGCGAACATCATGAAGTTTTCCGGAGGATTGTTTCTTGAAGTTGCGCGGGAAGTTGCCCAGAAGTATCCAGACATCGCAACTGAAGACCGCATCGTTGACAACATGGCGATGCAGCTTGTGCTTAATCCGAATCAATTTGATGTGATCGTCACGACGAATTTATTCGGAGATATCTTGTCCGACCTCTGCTCGGGGTTGGTCGGTGGATTGGGCTTGGCGCCAGGGGCGAACATCGGGGCGAATGCGGCGATCTTTGAGGCGGTGCACGGCAGCGCCCCCGACATCGCCGGAAAAAATCTCGCCAATCCGTGCGCCATTATTCTTGCGGGCGCCATGATGCTCGATTACCTCGGTGAACACGATGGCGCCGACAGGATCCGCCGCGCCGTGGGAAAAGTGCTGAAGGAGGGGAAATACGTAACGAAAGATCTCGATCCGCATTCGACCACAGGGACCACGGGAATGACGGATGCCGTCATCAACTCGATCCGTTCAACCTCATAA
- a CDS encoding metal-dependent hydrolase: MNLMHRLFAVFVVSTMFLISFAPAQVGKVGKGNSVTWYGHAAFKITTVKGKIILIDPWLDNPKAPSSARNIDRVDLILVTHGHFDHLGNTVELAKKFDATVVCNGAIASYLTTKGVKKTAILDYSGTYEVDNVKIVMVHADHSSSIDNNGQQIEGGNAAGFVIQCENGVTMYHAGDTGVFGDMKLIADLYKPDIVMLPIGGVYTMGPKEAAKACELLNPRVIIPMHYGTFPALTGSPVDLKTFLPPQLKGRVADILPGDTVN, encoded by the coding sequence ATGAACCTCATGCATCGCCTTTTTGCCGTTTTCGTTGTCTCAACAATGTTCCTCATTTCCTTCGCGCCGGCGCAAGTGGGTAAAGTGGGAAAGGGAAACAGCGTGACGTGGTACGGCCATGCCGCTTTCAAGATCACGACGGTCAAAGGAAAGATCATTCTGATCGATCCTTGGCTTGACAATCCCAAAGCGCCGAGCAGCGCACGCAACATCGATAGAGTTGACCTGATCTTGGTCACGCATGGGCACTTCGACCATCTCGGCAACACTGTTGAACTTGCGAAAAAATTCGACGCCACGGTCGTGTGCAACGGAGCTATCGCTTCATACCTGACGACCAAGGGGGTGAAGAAGACTGCCATCCTGGATTATTCGGGGACGTACGAAGTCGATAACGTAAAGATCGTCATGGTGCACGCCGACCATTCCTCCAGCATCGATAACAACGGTCAGCAGATAGAAGGAGGGAACGCGGCAGGATTCGTCATTCAATGCGAAAATGGGGTCACCATGTACCATGCCGGCGACACCGGCGTGTTCGGCGACATGAAATTGATCGCAGACCTCTACAAGCCCGACATTGTCATGCTTCCGATCGGAGGAGTGTATACGATGGGACCGAAGGAAGCAGCAAAGGCATGTGAACTTCTTAATCCGAGGGTGATCATCCCAATGCACTACGGGACGTTTCCGGCGTTGACGGGTTCGCCGGTCGACCTCAAAACCTTTTTGCCGCCGCAGTTAAAAGGAAGAGTCGCCGACATTCTCCCCGGCGACACCGTGAATTGA